Proteins from a single region of Rhipicephalus sanguineus isolate Rsan-2018 chromosome 5, BIME_Rsan_1.4, whole genome shotgun sequence:
- the LOC125758449 gene encoding uncharacterized protein K02A2.6-like — MEVDTGSPVCVIPRQLYEKHRDQWPKLRPSSVKLSCYSGRLPVLGELALSVSHKGATVECALTVLDCAGPSLCGRDLIQLLNVAGVPVVCVAGVLEPTEQTGKSSVNSIFNDFHDVFSEELGLITGPPVSLHLKEGAVPKFCKSRPVPYALRDRVSLELDRLVSLGVLSPVAHSEWASPIVVVLKKDGAVRICGDFKATVNPACATEQYPLPIIEDMFAQLHDGDCFSTLDLRDAYNQVVLDDSAKKICVINTPKGLFCYNRLPFGIASAPAIFQRKMDEVLAGLVGAQAYLDDVLISEKSSDSGERLKNVLERFRERGVKLRHDKCKLRSPAVTYLGHRIDRDGLHPTEKNLDAIMQAQSPRNVTELRSFLGMITFYARFLPNMSTTLFPLYQLLEKNARWHWEQPQELAFKVAKQSLKAAKVLVHFDPSKELKLECDASPYGVGAVLFHTIGNAHRPIGFRSRTLTQAERNYSQLEREALALVFGVTKFRDYLLGREFTLVTDHQPLLGLLRSDRQTPPMAAARIQRWALQLGAYRYQLQYAPGRQMLNADALSRLPLQTTETDDDGEPLEYVLSLNQLEGGAVTTRELKAFTASDPVLVEVKRYILHGWPRHANGLARDILPFFDRKLELSVAHDLVYWGNRVIIPAEARVQVLQLLHETHQGSPAMKSVARSLFWWPGLDRNIEEVSAQCQNCVQNLPMPTAAPVVKWPETGERWSRIHIDYAGPICGKMILVVVDAHTKWLEAVPLSHASTETTINCLRGIFSRFGIPRTIVSDNGTQFSSHDFEEFVANNNIVHLRRAPYHPQSNGAAERAVRTIKDGLRKMRRGKLEENLIRLLFNYRRTPQKCGKSPAELLLGYQIRSRLDTCFPPALTGSNKDQEEWLPLPGSDVYARNYGAGSKWTPGNVKATSGARMVTVDTSDGVVQRHVDQLRPRQDSRSDQTPTTATSCSEQDQATERSPPVAVSTEDGLSSGFLPNDASSAQRASPKIAAVPMNTGVAPQALRRSTRERKPVQRFHF, encoded by the coding sequence ATGGAAGTCGATACTGGATCGCCCGTTTGTGTCATCCCACGTCAACTGTACGAGAAGCACCGCGACCAATGGCCGAAACTGAGACCATCCAGTGTGAAATTATCCTGCTACTCAGGACGACTGCCAGTGCTTGGGGAGCTTGCGCTCAGTGTTTCACATAAGGGAGCGACGGTGGAGTGCGCGCTGACCGTGTTGGACTGTGCGGGACCAAGCCTCTGCGGTCGAGATTTAATTCAGCTGCTGAACGTCGCTGGTGTTCCGGTGGTTTGCGTTGCAGGAGTCTTGGAGCCCACCGAACAAACGGGCAAGTCCAGTGTGAACAGCATATTCAACGACTTCCACGACGTGTTTTCCGAGGAACTGGGGCTCATCACAGGCCCTCCGGTCAGTCTGCACCTAAAGGAAGGCGCCGTACCTAAGTTCTGTAAGTCCAGACCCGTTCCATATGCGTTACGCGACCGCGTGTCACTTGAACTTGATCGGTTAGTTTCCTTGGGCGTGTTATCACCGGTGGCACACTCGGAATGGGCGTCGCCTATAGTCGTAGTTCTTAAgaaagacggcgcagtgagaatcTGCGGTGATTTCAAGGCCACAGTGAACCCCGCATGCGCCACTGAACAATACCCCTTGCCCATCATTGAAGATATGTTTGCGCAACTACACGATGGGGATTGTTTCAGCACTCTGGATTTACGGGACGCATACAATCAAGTGGTACTGGATGATTCTGCAAAGAAAATTTGCGTCATTAACACACCAAAAGGGCTTTTTTGCTACAACCGACTGCCTTTCGGTATAGCCTCTGCACCCGCGATATTCCAAAGAAAAATGGATGAGGTGCTAGCTGGTCTTGTGGGTGCACAAGCTTATCTTGACGACGTGCTCATTTCTGAAAAATCAAGCGACAGTGGCGAAAGGCTGAAAAACGTTTTGGAGCGTTTTCGAGAGAGAGGCGTAAAGTTGAGACACGATAAGTGCAAGCTGCGCAGCCCAGCAGTTACCTATCTCGGGCATCGCATCGATCGCGATGGGCTTCATCCGACAGAGAAAAACCTCGACGCTATCATGCAGGCACAGAGCCCCCGTAACGTCACCGAACTGCGTTCTTTTTTGGGAATGATTACGTTTTACGCGAGGTTTCTGCCGAACATGTCTACCACACTTTTTCCTTTGTATCAGCTGCTGGAAAAGAATGCGCGCTGGCACTGGGAACAGCCTCAAGAACTTGCGTTTAAGGTTGCTAAGCAAAGCCTCAAAGCAGCCAAGGTTCTCGTCCATTTTGACCCTTCGAAGGAACTAAAACTTGAGTGCGACGCGTCTCCATACGGAGTGGGCGCGGTCTTGTTTCACACGATCGGTAACGCTCACAGGCCGATCGGGTTTCGCTCGCGTACGTTAACACaggcagagcgcaactattcacAGCTCGAGCGAGAGGCACTGGCACTGGTATTTGGCGTAACTAAATTCCGCGACTACCTTCTAGGTCGGGAATTTACCTTGGTGACTGACCACCAGccgttgctgggcctgttgagGTCAGACAGGCAGACGCCCCCCATGGCCGCTGCCCGGATACAACGATGGGCGCTTCAGCTGGGGGCCTACCGGTACCAGCTGCAGTACGCCCCAGGACGACAGATGCTGAATGCGGATGCCCTAAGCCGACTGCCGCTGCAGACTACGGAAACTGACGACGACGGTGAGCCACTCGAATATGTACTCTCGCTAAACCAGCTGGAAGGGGGTGCCGTGACAACGCGTGAGCTGAAGGCTTTCACCGCGTCAGATCCTGTCCTGGTAGAAGTCAAACGATACATACTACATGGATGGCCTAGACACGCAAATGGGCTGGCAAGGGACATACTGCCATTTTTTGACCGTAAGCTAGAGCTGTCCGTTGCACATGACCTTGTTTACTGGGGCAATAGGGTCATAATACCAGCCGAAGCAAGAGTACAAGTGCTCCAGCTTTTACATGAGACTCACCAGGGTTCGCCGGCAATGAAATCTGTCGCGCGCTCTTTGTTTTGGTGGCCAGGCCTAGACAGAAATATTGAAGAGGTGTCTGCTCAGTGCCAGAATTGTGTTCAAAATTTACCGATGCCAACCGCGGCGCCCGTTGTCAAGTGGCCTGAAACCGGCGAAAGGTGGTCCCGCATTCACATTGACTACGCGGGGCCGATCTGCGGCAAAATGATACTCGTCGTAGTTGACGCCCACACGAAATGGCtcgaagccgtacctctgtcacatGCTTCAACGGAAACTACCATAAACTGTTTGCGTGGCATTTTCAGCAGGTTTGGGATACCACGCACAATCGTTTCCGACAACGGGACTCAGTTTTCCAGCCATGATTTTGAGGAATTCGTGGCAAACAACAACATAGTGCACCTCCGACGTGCTCCCTACCACCCCCAGTCTAATGGTGCAGCGGAAAGGGCAGTGCGGACTATCAAAGATGGCCTTCGAAAAATGAGGAGAGGGAAGCTGGAGGAGAATCTGATACGCTTGCTGTTTAACTATCGGAGGACGCCACAAAAGTGCGGTAAATCCCCAGCAGAGTTACTCTTAGGTTACCAAATACGCTCACGGTTGGACACATGTTTTCCTCCAGCCCTTACAGGATCAAATAAAGACCAAGAGGAGTGGCTGCCGCTACCAGGAAGTGACGTATACGCCCGCAATTATGGTGCAGGGAGCAAATGGACGCCTGGCAATGTGAAGGCGACGTCTGGAGCGAGAATGGTGACCGTGGACACTTCGGACGGGGTCGTCCAACGGCATGTAGATCAGCTTCGCCCGCGACAGGACTCGCGAAGTGATCAGACACCAACAACTGCCACAAGTTGCAGCGAGCAAGACCAAGCAACAGAACGATCGCCTCCGGTAGCGGTAAGCACGGAGGACGGCCTGTCTTCTGGGTTCCTCCCTAATGATGCTAGTTCTGCACAACGTGCATCACCAAAGATCGCGGCGGTCCCGATGAATACCGGTGTCGCCCCACAAGCCCTCAGGCGTTCTACAAGAGAACGCAAGCCAGTACAACGCTTTCACTTCTAA